One genomic region from Alteromonas pelagimontana encodes:
- the glpG gene encoding rhomboid family intramembrane serine protease GlpG, protein MTTPLISIRNESYAHLLANYLTSRGMPAQVQSPVSSGEYVVLLQEQSDIDAARVVCDDFIRQPNHPKYQQAAWQNGESVILTRGSGYSFAGLMRWGKLAPLTALVLFTCTAIFALSLLGLFEPLARVLMMQPLPVLMNSHEWWRLLGPAFIHFSALHFIFNMLWWSMLGSQIEQKLGLSMLLLVLLISAIVSNVAQVVVSGPAFGGLSGVVYALLGFIWWIGWLKPGWGLALPKSIIGFMLVWLVIGYADLLWVNMANTAHTVGLISGCALAGILSVGSDRRGRAQST, encoded by the coding sequence AACTCCACTGATTTCAATACGTAATGAATCTTACGCACATCTATTGGCGAATTATTTAACCAGCCGGGGAATGCCCGCCCAGGTTCAGTCGCCGGTAAGCAGCGGCGAGTACGTGGTGTTGCTACAGGAGCAGAGCGATATAGACGCGGCTCGTGTTGTTTGCGACGATTTTATTCGCCAGCCAAATCACCCAAAATATCAGCAAGCCGCATGGCAAAATGGCGAATCAGTTATTTTAACCCGCGGGAGTGGTTATAGCTTCGCAGGTCTTATGCGCTGGGGTAAATTAGCGCCTCTGACGGCATTAGTGTTATTCACCTGCACCGCTATCTTTGCGTTATCGCTACTCGGGTTATTTGAACCCTTGGCGCGGGTATTAATGATGCAGCCGCTTCCGGTGCTAATGAATTCCCACGAATGGTGGCGCTTATTAGGGCCTGCTTTCATTCACTTTAGTGCACTGCATTTTATTTTTAATATGCTTTGGTGGAGCATGTTGGGCAGCCAGATAGAGCAAAAGCTAGGGCTATCTATGTTACTGCTGGTGTTACTGATTTCCGCCATTGTTTCAAATGTGGCGCAAGTCGTAGTCTCCGGGCCAGCGTTTGGTGGATTATCCGGTGTGGTTTATGCGCTGCTTGGGTTTATCTGGTGGATTGGCTGGTTAAAACCTGGCTGGGGGCTGGCGCTCCCCAAATCAATCATCGGCTTTATGCTGGTGTGGCTGGTCATCGGTTATGCCGATCTGTTGTGGGTAAATATGGCGAACACCGCCCATACAGTAGGTTTGATCAGCGGCTGCGCGCTAGCAGGTATTCTTTCTGTGGGATCAGACCGGCGTGGACGCGCGCAATCAACCTAG
- a CDS encoding flagellar basal body-associated protein FliL has product MKTRFLRLASACALVITLVSSSPAFAQAKDNYAYIGVEPEIVTNYIGASARKLGYIRVTIELMINNVDQLEIAEHHMPLLRATAIEILGAQTGDKVKSLTGREEIRRAILTALQTLMKEETGSEVVKDVIFTKYLYQS; this is encoded by the coding sequence ATGAAAACGCGTTTTCTTCGACTGGCTTCGGCTTGTGCACTTGTTATCACTTTAGTGTCCTCTTCTCCTGCGTTCGCTCAGGCGAAGGATAATTACGCTTACATTGGCGTTGAACCGGAAATTGTGACCAACTATATTGGCGCTTCAGCCCGCAAGCTTGGCTATATACGTGTGACCATTGAGCTGATGATTAACAATGTCGATCAGTTAGAAATTGCAGAACACCACATGCCACTGCTTCGTGCTACTGCCATTGAAATTTTAGGTGCACAGACTGGAGATAAAGTAAAATCTTTAACCGGAAGAGAAGAAATTCGCAGAGCTATTCTTACAGCTCTGCAAACCTTAATGAAAGAAGAAACCGGTTCGGAAGTAGTAAAAGACGTTATTTTTACTAAATACCTTTACCAAAGTTAA
- a CDS encoding chorismate--pyruvate lyase family protein has protein sequence MELPYEFPVGLDVNWTPASEAEIHDPYLRNWLLDTGSLTERLQSMCRRFSLVKLGQGTVALHKSESKRLEVADERGWQVREVVLCGDDKPWVFARSVIPNSLISGELANLGSSPLGSRLFNDARFTRSEFEVCHFAADTLPRLPLFASSQPLWGRRSCFRLEGISMMVAELFLADAPAYQAGFRHGK, from the coding sequence TTGGAATTACCGTATGAGTTTCCGGTTGGTTTAGATGTCAACTGGACGCCAGCATCAGAAGCTGAAATTCATGATCCTTATTTAAGAAACTGGTTGCTCGATACCGGCTCCTTAACAGAACGGCTGCAGTCCATGTGCAGACGCTTTTCGTTAGTTAAATTAGGCCAGGGCACAGTGGCATTACATAAAAGCGAATCTAAGCGTTTAGAGGTTGCTGATGAACGCGGTTGGCAAGTCAGAGAAGTTGTGTTGTGTGGCGATGACAAACCGTGGGTGTTTGCCCGCTCTGTCATTCCCAATTCCCTTATAAGTGGCGAATTAGCCAATCTGGGATCCTCGCCGCTCGGTAGCCGACTATTTAATGATGCACGATTTACCCGCAGCGAATTCGAGGTTTGTCACTTTGCTGCCGACACGCTACCTCGCCTGCCTTTATTTGCTAGCTCGCAGCCGCTATGGGGAAGGCGCTCTTGCTTCCGGTTAGAGGGAATATCAATGATGGTCGCAGAATTGTTTTTAGCTGATGCCCCAGCATATCAGGCAGGCTTTCGTCATGGAAAATAG
- the ubiA gene encoding 4-hydroxybenzoate octaprenyltransferase has product MENRLSFSNMQGYIQLMRLDKPIGIYLLLWPTVWALIIAAGGVPDIGITLIFVAGVVLMRSAGCVINDYADRRVDGAVKRTESRPLVSGQVSEKEALQLFALLVGLSFLLVLLLNWQTIFLSAGALLLAACYPFMKRYTYMPQAVLGAAFGWAIPMAFAATLGYVPYWGWLLFIANVTWTVAYDTFYAMVDRDDDVVIGIKSSAILFGRMDRLIVGILQLLTLALLGAIAIIIHSDWPVYIALVVCAGLFVQQQYRVRHRERQACFKAFLDNHYVGLTFTIGLLADTVMSAA; this is encoded by the coding sequence ATGGAAAATAGGTTATCGTTCTCCAATATGCAAGGGTATATCCAGCTGATGAGGCTGGATAAGCCTATCGGGATTTACCTGTTATTATGGCCGACGGTGTGGGCGCTGATAATTGCTGCTGGTGGTGTGCCAGATATAGGCATTACGCTGATATTTGTGGCGGGTGTAGTACTAATGCGTTCAGCTGGCTGTGTAATTAACGATTATGCAGATCGACGAGTTGACGGTGCGGTTAAGCGAACCGAGAGCCGCCCGCTGGTATCCGGCCAAGTGAGCGAAAAAGAAGCCTTACAACTTTTTGCCTTACTTGTTGGTCTCTCCTTTTTGCTGGTTTTACTGCTTAACTGGCAAACCATTTTTCTATCGGCAGGCGCGTTGCTGTTAGCCGCCTGCTATCCTTTTATGAAGCGTTATACTTATATGCCTCAAGCTGTATTAGGCGCGGCATTTGGCTGGGCGATTCCCATGGCATTTGCTGCCACACTAGGCTATGTGCCTTATTGGGGATGGCTATTATTTATCGCCAACGTCACCTGGACGGTAGCCTACGATACTTTTTACGCAATGGTAGACAGAGACGACGACGTAGTAATCGGCATCAAATCCAGCGCCATTTTGTTTGGGCGCATGGACAGACTTATTGTTGGCATATTACAGTTGCTGACGTTAGCGTTATTAGGCGCAATTGCCATTATCATTCATTCAGACTGGCCGGTGTATATTGCGCTTGTTGTCTGTGCCGGATTATTCGTTCAGCAGCAGTACCGCGTACGCCATCGCGAGCGCCAAGCCTGTTTTAAAGCCTTTTTAGACAACCACTACGTAGGTCTGACATTTACCATAGGACTTCTCGCAGACACCGTGATGTCTGCTGCGTAG
- the ubiK gene encoding ubiquinone biosynthesis accessory factor UbiK → MLDPKKLEELAKQIAASVPPGVRSMAEGAEGRIKQVLQVQLAKLDLVTREEFDVQSQVLIRTREKLDAMEARLAELEEQAKATKTTPPL, encoded by the coding sequence ATGCTTGATCCGAAGAAACTCGAAGAATTAGCGAAACAAATTGCAGCCTCCGTTCCTCCTGGCGTGCGTTCGATGGCAGAAGGTGCGGAAGGCAGAATTAAGCAGGTGCTGCAGGTTCAGCTTGCTAAACTTGATTTAGTCACCCGCGAAGAATTTGACGTGCAAAGCCAGGTACTAATTCGCACTCGCGAAAAGCTTGATGCCATGGAAGCGCGCCTGGCTGAGCTTGAAGAGCAAGCAAAAGCCACCAAAACCACACCGCCGTTGTAG
- the rep gene encoding DNA helicase Rep: MKLNDAQQSAVTFVSGPCLVLAGAGSGKTRVITNKIAYLVRECGMPARQIAAVTFTNKAAREMKERVAQTLGKKEARGLKVSTFHTLGLNIIKSHVKDLGLKPGFSLFDDKDSMALLNDLTSETLDGDKDQLSLLQSCISNWKNDLLLPDTLLKQVFSGGEKEFAEVYQQYQNHLRAYNALDFDDLILLPTLLLKNSQAVRDKWQNKLRYLLVDEYQDTNTSQYELVKLLVGERARFTVVGDDDQSIYSWRGARPQNLHLLQQDFPRLKVVKLQQNYRSSGRILHCANILIQNNPHLFDKTLYSELSYGEPLRVIVAKNEEHEAERVVAELLAHKFMNRTNFKDYAILYRGNHQSRLFEKLLMSNRIPYKISGGMSFFGRSEVKDIMAYLRLLVNQDDDNAFLRVVNTPNRGIGRATLEKLGNFSNSLNVSLFAAATHPGLGSVLPESAYQKVAGFGRWIVELADNAVRGDTKIALRTMIKSMGYEEWLYEHSASPKAAEMGMANVSTLFGWVTDMLEGNELDPPMTLQEVVNRLILRDMMERGQEDEDADQVQLMTLHASKGLEFPIVFLVGMEEGLLPHQSSVDEDNVEEERRLAYVGITRAQRELIFSLAKERRQYGEILQPEPSRFLYELPSDDIEWESQKKKESPEERQKKGQASIANLREMLGKS; the protein is encoded by the coding sequence ATGAAATTAAATGATGCACAACAATCGGCAGTCACCTTTGTTTCCGGACCATGTCTGGTACTGGCTGGTGCAGGTAGCGGCAAAACGCGGGTTATTACAAATAAAATTGCGTATCTGGTTCGTGAATGTGGCATGCCCGCACGACAAATTGCTGCAGTGACCTTTACCAATAAAGCCGCCAGAGAAATGAAAGAGCGGGTGGCGCAAACCTTAGGTAAAAAAGAGGCTCGTGGACTAAAAGTTTCCACATTCCACACGCTTGGTCTGAATATTATTAAATCTCACGTAAAAGACCTTGGCCTAAAGCCCGGGTTTTCGTTGTTTGATGATAAAGACTCAATGGCACTGCTTAACGATTTAACCTCTGAAACCTTAGATGGCGATAAAGATCAGCTGTCTTTGCTACAAAGCTGTATATCAAACTGGAAGAACGATTTACTGCTGCCCGACACATTATTAAAGCAAGTCTTCAGCGGTGGTGAAAAAGAATTTGCAGAGGTGTATCAGCAGTATCAAAATCATCTGCGTGCCTACAACGCGCTGGATTTTGACGATCTCATCCTGTTGCCAACATTATTATTAAAAAACAGCCAGGCGGTGCGTGATAAATGGCAGAACAAGCTTCGTTATCTGCTGGTGGATGAATATCAGGATACCAATACTTCTCAATATGAACTGGTAAAATTACTGGTAGGGGAGCGCGCACGTTTTACTGTGGTAGGGGATGACGATCAATCGATATATTCCTGGCGCGGAGCCAGACCACAAAACCTGCATTTGCTGCAACAGGATTTCCCGCGCTTAAAAGTGGTTAAGCTTCAGCAAAACTACCGGTCTTCCGGGCGTATTCTGCACTGCGCGAATATTCTCATACAGAATAATCCCCACTTATTTGATAAAACCTTGTACTCCGAACTGTCCTATGGCGAGCCGTTGCGGGTAATTGTGGCGAAGAACGAAGAACATGAAGCCGAGCGGGTTGTGGCGGAATTACTTGCGCATAAATTTATGAACCGCACCAACTTTAAAGATTACGCAATTTTATACCGTGGCAATCATCAGAGCCGGTTATTTGAAAAATTGCTGATGAGTAACCGAATTCCTTACAAAATTAGCGGCGGTATGTCGTTCTTTGGCCGCAGCGAAGTAAAAGACATTATGGCTTACCTTCGCCTGTTGGTTAATCAGGACGATGACAATGCGTTCTTGCGTGTGGTAAATACGCCCAACAGAGGCATTGGCCGCGCGACGCTTGAAAAACTAGGCAACTTTTCAAATAGCCTCAACGTCTCCCTTTTTGCTGCCGCCACGCATCCTGGTTTGGGCAGTGTACTGCCAGAAAGTGCTTACCAAAAGGTGGCGGGTTTTGGCCGCTGGATAGTGGAACTTGCCGATAACGCTGTGCGCGGCGACACCAAAATAGCACTTCGCACCATGATTAAATCAATGGGCTATGAGGAGTGGTTATACGAACACAGCGCCAGCCCAAAAGCGGCAGAAATGGGCATGGCCAATGTCAGCACGTTATTTGGCTGGGTTACCGATATGCTGGAAGGTAACGAGTTGGACCCGCCGATGACGCTACAGGAAGTCGTCAATCGCCTTATTCTTCGCGACATGATGGAACGCGGTCAGGAAGATGAAGATGCTGATCAGGTTCAGCTTATGACGCTGCACGCTTCCAAAGGACTGGAGTTTCCCATCGTGTTTTTGGTAGGCATGGAAGAAGGATTATTGCCGCATCAAAGCAGCGTAGATGAAGATAATGTGGAAGAAGAGCGGCGGCTGGCTTATGTGGGAATTACGCGAGCACAGCGAGAACTTATCTTCAGTTTGGCTAAAGAACGGCGCCAGTACGGGGAAATTCTTCAGCCCGAACCCAGCCGGTTTCTATATGAACTTCCGTCAGATGATATTGAATGGGAATCGCAGAAGAAAAAAGAATCTCCCGAAGAGCGACAGAAAAAAGGTCAGGCAAGTATTGCCAATCTTCGTGAAATGCTGGGCAAAAGTTGA
- a CDS encoding sensor domain-containing diguanylate cyclase, protein MSSDSTQYELSEEELRELIPQLQQLTDKYKRAERVQKALFDISELASSVSNLSRLYSAIHEIIGDFMIADNFFVAFYERDVNLVNFAYFVDEFDEQAINQVPAEQLMDGITGYILRTGHHVFLPKEKTATFEQETGVRVVGSIPHHFLGVPLKRGSQVIGAMVVQTYDEDVDYSNEDLEVLLFVSQHIVTTVDRVKSRELTERTIRDRTRQLRKINDDLQEEILERQKVESLQQALFEISELAANLEGDMSAFYSSLHEILARLISAPNCFIATLDDSREYLEFPYFSDAVHANEERRPLGLGLTEFVLRTGQAELINPSRVLELAEAGEIDVTVAQGMLNSANSWLGSPLVVDGEISGVIGVQTYGKLAKYTARDLELLRFVSHHIAVAMERKRSTEAIQQYNLQLEERVQERTQELDKANQVLKQQIEERKEIELKLIHDAHHDTLTDLPNRAMFTNRLELAIASKQRYPENLFAVLFIDLDRFKVINDTLGHHAGDEFLIEVARRISLCIRGHDLIARLGGDEFVVLLDHFEDVADVEDVASRIIDAVSDPFLLEEKEMYSGASIGIAHLETYYRSADEVLRDADAAMYQAKTLGRGRFVMFDKSMRERLLEELELENEFRRALREEEFECYMQPVLNLKTEQALYHEMYVRWEHPDFGKVGRKQFRQVAEQSGLTLDLDLFQLTRACHLLSTWRTVPERPSKIAVNISINHLLQSSLVNKMLTIIDDSGVSPDELVFEFDENDLNRRSQYILPAIKKLKRAGITLVLDNFGSGLASLSYLFAYPFDFIKVDHRFVKSLPRSQRNLKLIQSVMLISEHLKFKVIAEGVDAKAQLAALTEIDCTYGQGKVLSESRPLSVKKLAG, encoded by the coding sequence ATGTCATCAGACTCTACGCAGTATGAGTTGTCGGAGGAAGAGTTACGCGAACTTATTCCTCAGTTACAACAGCTCACAGATAAATACAAACGTGCCGAGCGAGTGCAAAAGGCGCTGTTTGATATTTCTGAGCTAGCCAGTTCTGTAAGTAATTTAAGTCGGCTGTATTCTGCTATACATGAAATTATCGGTGACTTTATGATTGCCGATAATTTCTTTGTCGCGTTTTATGAACGTGACGTCAATCTTGTGAATTTCGCCTATTTCGTCGATGAATTCGATGAGCAAGCCATCAATCAGGTTCCCGCTGAGCAACTTATGGACGGGATCACCGGTTATATTCTACGCACCGGCCATCATGTATTTTTACCCAAAGAGAAAACCGCTACCTTTGAACAGGAAACCGGCGTACGCGTGGTAGGCTCTATCCCTCATCATTTTTTAGGTGTGCCGCTTAAACGAGGTTCGCAGGTTATTGGCGCTATGGTTGTTCAAACCTATGATGAAGACGTCGATTATTCTAATGAAGATTTAGAAGTTTTATTGTTCGTTTCTCAGCATATTGTGACCACGGTAGACCGGGTGAAAAGCCGTGAGTTAACCGAGCGCACCATTCGTGACCGTACTCGTCAGTTACGAAAAATTAATGATGATTTACAGGAAGAGATTCTAGAGCGCCAGAAAGTTGAATCGCTACAACAGGCGCTGTTCGAAATTTCAGAGTTGGCTGCGAATCTGGAAGGCGATATGAGTGCTTTCTACAGTAGCCTGCATGAGATTCTAGCGCGGCTGATAAGCGCCCCGAACTGCTTTATTGCCACTTTGGATGACTCTCGTGAATATCTTGAATTCCCTTATTTTAGTGATGCCGTACATGCTAATGAAGAGCGGCGTCCTTTAGGTTTAGGATTAACCGAATTTGTTCTGCGCACCGGCCAGGCGGAGCTGATTAACCCGTCTCGCGTGTTGGAACTGGCTGAAGCTGGTGAAATAGATGTTACCGTTGCCCAGGGGATGCTGAATAGCGCCAACTCCTGGCTGGGATCGCCGCTGGTGGTAGATGGCGAAATATCCGGTGTTATTGGGGTACAAACTTACGGTAAGCTGGCCAAATATACTGCTCGGGATTTAGAGCTATTGCGGTTTGTATCTCACCACATTGCCGTTGCCATGGAGCGCAAGCGTAGCACCGAAGCCATTCAACAATATAATTTACAGCTTGAAGAGCGAGTGCAGGAGCGCACGCAGGAACTCGACAAAGCCAATCAGGTGCTTAAGCAACAAATTGAAGAGCGTAAAGAAATAGAGCTGAAACTCATTCACGACGCCCATCACGACACCTTAACCGATTTGCCCAACCGCGCCATGTTCACTAACCGGCTGGAACTGGCCATCGCCAGTAAACAGCGGTATCCAGAAAACCTTTTTGCAGTATTGTTCATCGACCTGGACCGTTTTAAGGTAATTAACGATACCCTGGGCCACCATGCTGGCGATGAATTTCTTATTGAAGTTGCTCGCCGTATTTCCCTTTGCATACGCGGGCACGATTTGATCGCCAGGCTGGGAGGCGATGAGTTTGTTGTGCTGCTGGATCACTTCGAAGATGTTGCGGATGTAGAAGATGTGGCTTCACGAATTATTGATGCGGTATCTGATCCGTTTTTGCTGGAAGAAAAAGAAATGTATTCCGGCGCAAGTATCGGCATTGCGCACTTAGAAACCTATTATCGCAGCGCCGACGAAGTATTGCGAGATGCCGATGCTGCCATGTATCAGGCGAAAACGCTGGGGCGCGGCCGCTTTGTCATGTTTGACAAAAGTATGCGTGAGCGCCTGCTGGAAGAGCTTGAGCTGGAAAATGAGTTTCGTAGAGCGCTGCGCGAAGAAGAATTTGAATGTTATATGCAGCCGGTGCTTAATCTTAAAACCGAGCAAGCGCTTTATCATGAAATGTATGTACGCTGGGAACACCCTGATTTTGGCAAAGTTGGGCGTAAGCAGTTTCGGCAGGTTGCCGAACAAAGCGGCTTAACCCTGGATTTAGATCTGTTTCAGCTAACCAGAGCCTGCCATTTGCTATCAACCTGGCGCACAGTGCCAGAACGACCCAGCAAAATAGCGGTAAATATTTCCATAAACCACCTGCTACAGTCGTCATTGGTAAATAAGATGCTTACCATTATTGATGACAGCGGCGTGTCGCCGGATGAACTGGTATTTGAATTTGACGAAAACGATTTAAATCGGCGCTCGCAATATATTCTTCCGGCCATTAAGAAGTTAAAACGCGCTGGCATTACTTTGGTATTGGATAACTTCGGCAGCGGATTAGCGTCGCTGAGTTATTTGTTTGCTTATCCGTTCGACTTTATCAAGGTTGATCACAGGTTCGTGAAATCTTTGCCGCGCTCCCAGCGAAATCTAAAGTTAATTCAGTCGGTGATGCTGATTTCAGAACATCTGAAGTTTAAAGTCATTGCCGAAGGCGTAGACGCCAAGGCACAACTTGCAGCGTTAACGGAAATCGACTGCACCTATGGTCAAGGTAAAGTGTTAAGCGAATCCCGCCCGCTTTCTGTTAAGAAGCTCGCTGGTTAA
- a CDS encoding c-type cytochrome yields the protein MKLKTWFGVIAVALTVFAVQAQEMTDDAIKERIKPVGSVHVAGANADAQAAEGGGGTRSGEDVFGSACVACHGSGVLGAPKVHVAADWQPRVDKGFDTLMNHALNGFNAMPPRGTCGNCSDDEIKAAIEYMIEGI from the coding sequence GTGAAATTGAAAACATGGTTTGGTGTAATCGCTGTTGCCTTGACGGTTTTCGCAGTGCAAGCACAAGAAATGACAGATGACGCCATTAAAGAGCGTATAAAACCAGTAGGTTCTGTGCATGTTGCTGGTGCTAACGCAGACGCACAAGCGGCTGAAGGCGGTGGTGGTACCCGTTCCGGTGAGGACGTATTCGGTTCGGCCTGTGTTGCATGTCATGGTTCGGGTGTTCTTGGTGCGCCTAAGGTACATGTTGCCGCAGATTGGCAGCCTCGGGTTGATAAGGGCTTCGATACTCTAATGAATCATGCTCTTAACGGCTTTAATGCCATGCCGCCTCGCGGAACCTGCGGTAACTGTAGCGATGATGAAATTAAAGCCGCTATTGAGTATATGATAGAAGGAATTTAA
- a CDS encoding site-specific integrase: MATITKRDNGKWQAKCRRKGFPTQSKTFAKKADAIKWARDIEAKMDSSIFMSTSEAEALPVADGLNKYWEEKLSEKKSAKSLGYMTKRLGKVFNSYKLIDLTVSSIREYKAYRLEKSKVKNDTVRKELNMLKGFINHAMTEWEMYLPKGNPVDNVSLPAKGKARDRRLKPGEEQILLHSAKEYGGAISDLIQFAIETGMRRGEIIGIEWECVDLTASTVFLADTKNNESRTVPLSPRAMEVIKSQPRHLSGKIFQIRGDSVGQAFRRVTERAKIKDLRFHDLRHEATSRFFEKGFAMMEVSAITGHKDLASLKRYTHLCPANLAKKLAG; encoded by the coding sequence ATGGCAACGATAACAAAACGTGATAACGGGAAGTGGCAGGCGAAGTGCCGGAGAAAAGGTTTTCCCACACAAAGCAAAACTTTTGCTAAAAAAGCAGATGCAATTAAATGGGCTCGTGATATTGAAGCAAAAATGGATTCGTCCATTTTTATGAGTACTTCAGAAGCAGAAGCGCTTCCGGTGGCTGATGGACTTAATAAATACTGGGAAGAAAAGCTCTCCGAGAAGAAATCTGCGAAAAGTCTCGGATACATGACTAAAAGGCTTGGAAAAGTTTTTAACTCATACAAACTTATCGATCTGACTGTCAGTTCCATCAGAGAGTATAAGGCATACAGGCTGGAAAAAAGCAAAGTCAAAAACGACACCGTACGAAAGGAACTTAACATGTTGAAAGGGTTTATCAATCATGCCATGACAGAGTGGGAGATGTACCTGCCAAAAGGAAATCCGGTAGACAATGTAAGTTTGCCTGCCAAAGGCAAAGCCAGAGACAGAAGGTTAAAGCCAGGGGAGGAACAAATTCTCCTTCATTCAGCAAAAGAATATGGTGGAGCTATTTCCGACCTTATTCAATTCGCTATCGAGACAGGCATGCGCCGTGGTGAAATAATCGGAATAGAATGGGAATGTGTCGACCTCACAGCTTCGACAGTTTTTCTGGCGGACACCAAAAATAACGAAAGTAGAACAGTTCCTTTATCTCCACGCGCAATGGAAGTCATTAAGTCGCAGCCCCGTCACCTCTCTGGTAAGATTTTCCAAATAAGGGGAGACTCAGTTGGTCAGGCGTTCAGGCGAGTGACTGAAAGGGCAAAAATTAAAGATCTACGTTTTCACGATCTTCGTCATGAAGCTACCAGTCGCTTTTTTGAAAAGGGATTTGCCATGATGGAAGTTTCTGCAATCACTGGTCACAAGGATCTCGCTTCCCTTAAGCGGTATACGCACCTGTGTCCAGCCAATCTGGCTAAAAAGCTGGCCGGTTAG
- a CDS encoding ankyrin repeat domain-containing protein: MTKVEEALARAILSSNSEGTDAAKEILKSGISPKLRLGGVPMVTLAAHVGSINALVLLSDYGADLNARPDPNSEFFLHYEGMLDPLKFAFEEDETVIGLCALNGMSCEELTLLLGRGINPNILSNDGVPPIYWPMAYGSEESLKAFCRYNADINMRDNEGLTSVLLLVENGLWMPYGFRRHNFDYLNHLRTFGADLTLTDNLGRNIYEIATPYPDLAEWILAHTEE, translated from the coding sequence ATGACTAAAGTAGAGGAGGCTCTGGCAAGGGCAATATTGTCCTCAAACAGCGAAGGAACCGATGCCGCCAAGGAAATTCTGAAGTCAGGTATAAGTCCCAAACTTCGACTTGGCGGAGTACCCATGGTTACTTTGGCTGCACATGTTGGGTCAATTAACGCGCTGGTGCTACTTTCAGACTATGGCGCCGATCTAAACGCACGGCCAGACCCAAACAGTGAATTCTTTCTGCACTACGAAGGTATGTTAGACCCTCTGAAATTCGCTTTTGAAGAAGATGAAACTGTGATTGGTCTCTGTGCACTGAATGGTATGTCTTGCGAAGAACTTACATTGCTTCTGGGTAGAGGCATCAACCCAAATATTCTAAGCAATGATGGGGTTCCACCCATTTATTGGCCCATGGCCTATGGCTCAGAAGAATCACTGAAAGCCTTTTGTCGATACAATGCTGACATCAACATGCGAGACAACGAAGGATTGACATCAGTGTTGCTTTTGGTGGAAAACGGCCTTTGGATGCCTTATGGGTTTCGCCGGCACAATTTCGACTATTTGAACCACCTCAGAACCTTTGGAGCTGATTTAACGCTCACTGATAATTTAGGTCGTAACATTTATGAAATCGCAACCCCATATCCCGATTTAGCGGAGTGGATTCTAGCCCATACTGAGGAGTAG